Proteins from one Streptomyces sp. NBC_00390 genomic window:
- a CDS encoding cytochrome P450 family protein produces the protein MTTDAATVDLAALGEDFTRNPYPVYAELRARGPVHHIRMPEGHEAWLIVGYEAGRAALADAALSKEWRNVSPELGIAPLSAGITMLSADAPRHTRLRKLVAREFTMRRVEQLAPRVQEITDQLLDAMLPSGKADLVDALSFPLPIAVICELLGVPFLDQDSFRSWSNTALASTDRTERETAAGQLSQYLGRLLAQKREQPGDDLMSALIHASDDDGDRLSGEELMGMAWVLLVAGHETTVNLISNGVLALLTHPDQLAALRADFSLMDGAIEEMLRYDGPVETPTYRFTIEPYDLGGISIPGGGQLVLVALADADRDPGRFPDPDRFDIRRDTRGHLAFGHGMHYCLGAPLARLEARIAIRSLLERCPDLSLDAHPAAVPWRTGMLIRGPERLPVTW, from the coding sequence GTGACCACCGACGCCGCGACAGTCGATCTCGCCGCCCTCGGCGAGGACTTCACCCGCAACCCCTATCCCGTCTACGCCGAGTTACGCGCCCGCGGCCCCGTGCACCACATCCGGATGCCCGAGGGGCACGAGGCCTGGCTGATCGTCGGCTACGAGGCCGGGCGCGCCGCTCTCGCCGACGCCGCCCTCTCCAAGGAATGGCGCAACGTCTCGCCCGAGCTCGGCATCGCCCCGCTCTCCGCCGGTATCACGATGCTCAGCGCCGACGCTCCGCGCCACACCCGGCTGCGCAAACTGGTCGCCCGCGAGTTCACCATGCGGCGCGTCGAGCAACTCGCCCCGCGCGTACAGGAGATCACTGATCAGCTGCTCGACGCGATGCTTCCCTCCGGGAAGGCGGACCTTGTCGACGCGCTCTCCTTCCCGCTGCCCATCGCCGTCATCTGCGAACTCCTGGGGGTGCCGTTCCTCGACCAGGACTCCTTCCGCAGCTGGTCCAACACCGCGCTCGCCTCGACCGACCGAACCGAGCGGGAGACCGCGGCCGGGCAGTTGTCGCAGTACCTCGGCCGGCTGCTCGCGCAGAAGCGGGAACAGCCCGGCGACGACCTGATGAGCGCGCTGATCCACGCTTCGGACGACGACGGGGACCGGCTCAGCGGCGAGGAACTGATGGGAATGGCCTGGGTGCTGTTGGTCGCCGGTCATGAGACCACCGTCAACCTCATCTCCAACGGTGTGCTCGCCCTGCTGACGCATCCGGACCAACTGGCTGCCCTGCGCGCCGACTTCTCCCTGATGGACGGCGCGATCGAGGAGATGCTCCGCTACGACGGCCCGGTGGAGACGCCCACCTACCGCTTCACCATCGAGCCCTACGACCTCGGCGGCATCAGCATCCCCGGCGGCGGCCAGCTGGTCCTGGTGGCTCTGGCCGACGCCGATCGGGACCCGGGCCGCTTCCCCGACCCGGACCGCTTCGACATCCGCCGCGACACCCGCGGCCACCTGGCCTTCGGTCACGGCATGCACTACTGCCTGGGCGCTCCGCTGGCCCGCCTGGAGGCTCGTATCGCGATCCGTTCGCTGCTGGAGCGCTGCCCGGACCTGTCACTGGACGCGCACCCGGCAGCTGTCCCGTGGCGCACCGGCATGCTGATCAGGGGCCCGGAGCGGCTGCCCGTCACCTGGTAG
- a CDS encoding dihydrofolate reductase family protein — protein MAKLTFTQFLTLDGVYQAPGGPNEDPRNGFDLGGWSVPYGDEDFSRFMNEVFARPSAFLLGRRTYEIFAGYWPKHADPADPVASKLNSLPKYVASTTLEHADWAGTTIIGRDDLAKEVTELKERTDGEVQMHGSGGLARSLLAHDLIDTLHLLVFPVVLGKGFRLFADGAEPTAFRHTEARTTGAGVAIHTYELAGRPEYGSYAAE, from the coding sequence ATGGCAAAGCTCACCTTCACCCAGTTCCTGACCCTGGACGGCGTCTACCAGGCGCCCGGCGGCCCGAACGAGGACCCGAGGAACGGGTTCGACCTGGGCGGCTGGTCCGTGCCGTACGGGGACGAGGACTTCAGCCGGTTCATGAACGAGGTCTTCGCGCGGCCGTCCGCCTTCCTTCTCGGCCGCCGCACCTACGAGATCTTCGCCGGTTACTGGCCCAAGCATGCCGATCCTGCCGACCCGGTCGCATCGAAGCTCAACTCCCTTCCGAAATACGTTGCTTCGACCACGCTCGAGCACGCCGACTGGGCCGGCACCACGATCATCGGGCGGGACGACCTGGCCAAGGAGGTCACCGAACTCAAGGAGCGTACGGACGGGGAGGTGCAGATGCACGGCAGCGGCGGCCTCGCCCGGTCCCTGCTGGCGCACGACCTGATCGACACGCTGCACCTGCTCGTCTTCCCCGTCGTCCTGGGCAAGGGATTCCGCCTTTTCGCCGACGGCGCCGAGCCCACCGCGTTCAGGCACACCGAGGCCAGGACCACGGGCGCGGGCGTTGCCATCCACACCTACGAACTGGCGGGACGGCCCGAGTACGGCTCCTACGCGGCCGAGTGA
- a CDS encoding DMT family transporter has protein sequence MSSLAVPAPALAPRRAWLTDLPVLVVAVVWGASYLAAKGITTTHTVVAVLVLRFALVLPVLVVAGQRRLRTLTAAQWRGAAVLGLILSGIFLLETYGVVHTSATNAGLIISLTMIFTPLAEAAVSRRRPSASFVAAAALSVAGVVLLTQGGGFTTPSLGDLLMLLAALARTVHVLAMARLVAVRSADSLSLTTIQLGTAVAVFTVLAATPGTGASPWAVAVGFGPREWAGLLFLSVFCTLFAFFVQMWAVRRTSPSRVSLLLGTEPLWAAAAGIAIGGEHLGAAGLVGGALVLSGTSWGRRAADRADC, from the coding sequence GTGTCGTCGCTCGCCGTACCCGCGCCCGCCCTCGCCCCGCGCAGGGCGTGGCTGACCGATCTGCCCGTGCTGGTGGTGGCCGTGGTGTGGGGCGCGAGCTATCTCGCTGCCAAGGGCATCACCACCACGCACACCGTCGTCGCCGTACTGGTGCTCCGCTTCGCGCTCGTCCTGCCCGTGCTGGTGGTCGCCGGACAGCGCAGACTGCGCACGCTGACCGCCGCCCAGTGGCGCGGCGCCGCGGTACTGGGACTCATCCTCAGCGGGATCTTCCTGCTGGAGACGTACGGGGTGGTGCACACCTCCGCCACCAACGCCGGGCTCATCATCAGCCTCACGATGATCTTCACTCCGCTGGCCGAGGCGGCGGTGAGCCGGCGGCGTCCCTCCGCGTCCTTCGTGGCGGCGGCCGCGCTCTCCGTCGCCGGAGTCGTCCTGCTGACGCAAGGCGGCGGATTCACCACTCCCTCGCTCGGCGACCTGCTGATGCTGCTCGCGGCGCTCGCCCGCACGGTCCATGTGCTGGCGATGGCCAGGCTCGTCGCGGTCCGCAGCGCGGACTCGCTGTCGCTGACGACGATCCAGCTGGGCACCGCGGTAGCGGTGTTCACCGTGCTGGCCGCCACCCCCGGCACAGGCGCCTCGCCCTGGGCCGTGGCCGTCGGCTTCGGCCCGCGGGAATGGGCCGGACTGCTGTTCCTGTCCGTCTTCTGCACGCTGTTCGCGTTCTTCGTCCAGATGTGGGCCGTACGCCGCACCTCGCCGTCACGCGTCAGCCTGCTGCTCGGCACCGAGCCGCTGTGGGCGGCCGCGGCGGGCATCGCCATCGGCGGTGAACACCTGGGCGCCGCAGGCCTGGTGGGTGGGGCACTCGTCCTTTCCGGTACCAGCTGGGGGCGGCGCGCCGCCGACCGGGCCGACTGCTAG